From Drosophila yakuba strain Tai18E2 chromosome 2L, Prin_Dyak_Tai18E2_2.1, whole genome shotgun sequence, one genomic window encodes:
- the LOC6528889 gene encoding keratin, type I cytoskeletal 9 isoform X1, with the protein MRAIMLISCLALLVCVQAAVTGPEARSGGDSKDQQLATASVGILDSVLRGKSRQSRCVRCYEDRDRDRYYSGYSSRTGDDARGSAWYYSGYDDRSRDRDYDRYYDRSRYYEDRYTPRTYDRYEGRGYDDYRRGSGYGGSYDRERGYGYDNRDRYYSGDRYSEGSSRDRYYDRSRTGGYDRYDPYDRYYSRYDFRNYRPWDETYRGQSGFDNSGRGYYFATDEDESDRSRGNGYSYSRPSSSMSSPCGRISGNCPYASGFKVTSPAIGSDSSRVGGHTNALGSEGGPGSWTYLGDQDKAGGSSSGSGGGSSSSSASSSSSGSSGSGSGGSRERERERDRERDAQSSSYGGRPRPLGVSYLLERDADTPSDGPGNTANAAGNGGSNGGGAAGQSMPIPAAQTAAEGSSGAAEQ; encoded by the exons ATGCGTGCTATAATGTTG ATATCCTGTCTGGCGCTGCTCGTATGTGTCCAGGCAGCGGTGACAGGACCCGAAGCTCGTTCCGGTGGGGACTCCAAGGATCAGCAGCTGGCTACAGCGAGCGTTGGAATCCTCGACTCCGTGCTCCGAGGCAAGAGCCGCCAGTCGCGATGCGTGAGGTGCTACGAGGATCGGGATCGAGATCGGTACTACAGTGGGTACTCCAGTCGGACGGGCGACGATGCGCGCGGTAGTGCCTGGTACTACTCCGGCTACGATGATCGCAGCAGGGATCGGGACTACGATCGCTACTACGATCGCTCCCGTTATTACGAAGACCGCTATACTCCGAGGACCTACGATCGCTACGAGGGGCGTGGCTACGATGACTATAGAAGGGGTTCTGGCTATGGAGGATCCTACGATCGGGAACGCGGATATGGATACGACAACCGGGATCGCTACTACAGTGGTGATCGCTACAGCGAGGGGTCTTCTAGAG ATCGCTACTACGACCGCTCGAGGACGGGCGGATATGATCGCTACGATCCGTACGATCGCTACTACTCCAGGTATGATTTTCGCAACTATCGCCCTTGGGATGAAACCTACAG GGGACAGTCCGGTTTCGATAACTCCGGACGTGGCTACTACTTTGCCACCGACGAGGATGAAAGCGATAGGAGTCGAGGAAATGGCTACTCTTACTCTAGACCCTCCTCCTCAATGAGTTCGCCCTGTGGACGCATCTCCGGAAATTGTCCCTACGCCAGTGGCTTCAAGGTCACCTCACCTGCCATTGGAAGCGACAGTTCGCGAGTGGGCGGCCACACAAATGCCCTGGGCTCGGAAGGGGGTCCCGGCAGCTGGACTTATTTGGGAGATCAGGACAAGGCCGGAGggagcagcagtggcagcggcggagggagcagcagcagcagtgcaaGTAGTAGCAGTAGCGGCTcaagcggcagcggcagcggcggtagtcgggaacgggaacgggaacgggacAGGGAGCGGGATGCACAGAG CTCTTCCTATGGTGGCCGACCACGTCCTCTAGGCGTAAGCTATCTGCTCGAACGGGACGCGGATACTCCGTCGGATGGCCCAGGAAACACGGCGAATGCTGCCGGAAATGGTGGAAGtaatggtggtggtgctgcggGCCAGAGCATGCCCATCCCAGCTGCCCAGACAGCTGCCGAGGGAAGTTCCGGCGCAGCTGAGCAGTAA
- the LOC6528889 gene encoding eukaryotic translation initiation factor 4B isoform X5 produces the protein MRAIMLISCLALLVCVQAAVTGPEARSGGDSKDQQLATASVGILDSVLRGKSRQSRCVRCYEDRDRDRYYSGYSSRTGDDARGSAWYYSGYDDRSRDRDYDRYYDRSRYYEDRYTPRTYDRYEGRGYDDYRRGSGYGGSYDRERGYGYDNRDRYYSGDRYSEGSSRDRYYDRSRTGGYDRYDPYDRYYSSSSYGGRPRPLGVSYLLERDADTPSDGPGNTANAAGNGGSNGGGAAGQSMPIPAAQTAAEGSSGAAEQ, from the exons ATGCGTGCTATAATGTTG ATATCCTGTCTGGCGCTGCTCGTATGTGTCCAGGCAGCGGTGACAGGACCCGAAGCTCGTTCCGGTGGGGACTCCAAGGATCAGCAGCTGGCTACAGCGAGCGTTGGAATCCTCGACTCCGTGCTCCGAGGCAAGAGCCGCCAGTCGCGATGCGTGAGGTGCTACGAGGATCGGGATCGAGATCGGTACTACAGTGGGTACTCCAGTCGGACGGGCGACGATGCGCGCGGTAGTGCCTGGTACTACTCCGGCTACGATGATCGCAGCAGGGATCGGGACTACGATCGCTACTACGATCGCTCCCGTTATTACGAAGACCGCTATACTCCGAGGACCTACGATCGCTACGAGGGGCGTGGCTACGATGACTATAGAAGGGGTTCTGGCTATGGAGGATCCTACGATCGGGAACGCGGATATGGATACGACAACCGGGATCGCTACTACAGTGGTGATCGCTACAGCGAGGGGTCTTCTAGAG ATCGCTACTACGACCGCTCGAGGACGGGCGGATATGATCGCTACGATCCGTACGATCGCTACTACTCCAG CTCTTCCTATGGTGGCCGACCACGTCCTCTAGGCGTAAGCTATCTGCTCGAACGGGACGCGGATACTCCGTCGGATGGCCCAGGAAACACGGCGAATGCTGCCGGAAATGGTGGAAGtaatggtggtggtgctgcggGCCAGAGCATGCCCATCCCAGCTGCCCAGACAGCTGCCGAGGGAAGTTCCGGCGCAGCTGAGCAGTAA
- the LOC6528889 gene encoding loricrin isoform X2, whose protein sequence is MRAIMLISCLALLVCVQAAVTGPEARSGGDSKDQQLATASVGILDSVLRGKSRQSRCVRCYEDRDRDRYYSGYSSRTGDDARGSAWYYSGYDDRSRDRDYDRYYDRSRYYEDRYTPRTYDRYEGRGYDDYRRGSGYGGSYDRERGYGYDNRDRYYSGDRYSEGSSRDRYYDRSRTGGYDRYDPYDRYYSRGQSGFDNSGRGYYFATDEDESDRSRGNGYSYSRPSSSMSSPCGRISGNCPYASGFKVTSPAIGSDSSRVGGHTNALGSEGGPGSWTYLGDQDKAGGSSSGSGGGSSSSSASSSSSGSSGSGSGGSRERERERDRERDAQSSSYGGRPRPLGVSYLLERDADTPSDGPGNTANAAGNGGSNGGGAAGQSMPIPAAQTAAEGSSGAAEQ, encoded by the exons ATGCGTGCTATAATGTTG ATATCCTGTCTGGCGCTGCTCGTATGTGTCCAGGCAGCGGTGACAGGACCCGAAGCTCGTTCCGGTGGGGACTCCAAGGATCAGCAGCTGGCTACAGCGAGCGTTGGAATCCTCGACTCCGTGCTCCGAGGCAAGAGCCGCCAGTCGCGATGCGTGAGGTGCTACGAGGATCGGGATCGAGATCGGTACTACAGTGGGTACTCCAGTCGGACGGGCGACGATGCGCGCGGTAGTGCCTGGTACTACTCCGGCTACGATGATCGCAGCAGGGATCGGGACTACGATCGCTACTACGATCGCTCCCGTTATTACGAAGACCGCTATACTCCGAGGACCTACGATCGCTACGAGGGGCGTGGCTACGATGACTATAGAAGGGGTTCTGGCTATGGAGGATCCTACGATCGGGAACGCGGATATGGATACGACAACCGGGATCGCTACTACAGTGGTGATCGCTACAGCGAGGGGTCTTCTAGAG ATCGCTACTACGACCGCTCGAGGACGGGCGGATATGATCGCTACGATCCGTACGATCGCTACTACTCCAG GGGACAGTCCGGTTTCGATAACTCCGGACGTGGCTACTACTTTGCCACCGACGAGGATGAAAGCGATAGGAGTCGAGGAAATGGCTACTCTTACTCTAGACCCTCCTCCTCAATGAGTTCGCCCTGTGGACGCATCTCCGGAAATTGTCCCTACGCCAGTGGCTTCAAGGTCACCTCACCTGCCATTGGAAGCGACAGTTCGCGAGTGGGCGGCCACACAAATGCCCTGGGCTCGGAAGGGGGTCCCGGCAGCTGGACTTATTTGGGAGATCAGGACAAGGCCGGAGggagcagcagtggcagcggcggagggagcagcagcagcagtgcaaGTAGTAGCAGTAGCGGCTcaagcggcagcggcagcggcggtagtcgggaacgggaacgggaacgggacAGGGAGCGGGATGCACAGAG CTCTTCCTATGGTGGCCGACCACGTCCTCTAGGCGTAAGCTATCTGCTCGAACGGGACGCGGATACTCCGTCGGATGGCCCAGGAAACACGGCGAATGCTGCCGGAAATGGTGGAAGtaatggtggtggtgctgcggGCCAGAGCATGCCCATCCCAGCTGCCCAGACAGCTGCCGAGGGAAGTTCCGGCGCAGCTGAGCAGTAA
- the LOC6528889 gene encoding eukaryotic translation initiation factor 4B isoform X3: MRAIMLISCLALLVCVQAAVTGPEARSGGDSKDQQLATASVGILDSVLRGKSRQSRCVRCYEDRDRDRYYSGYSSRTGDDARGSAWYYSGYDDRSRDRDYDRYYDRSRYYEDRYTPRTYDRYEGRGYDDYRRGSGYGGSYDRERGYGYDNRDRYYSGDRYSEGSSRDRYYDRSRTGGYDRYDPYDRYYSRYDFRNYRPWDETYRGQSGFDNSGRGYYFATDEDESDRSRGNGYSYSRPSSSMSSPCGRISGNCPYASGFKVTSPAIGSDSSRVGGHTNALGSEGGPGSWTYLGDQDKAGGSSSGSGGGSSSSSASSSSSGSSGSGSGGSRERERERDRERDAQRLALLSPLVALPMVADHVL, from the exons ATGCGTGCTATAATGTTG ATATCCTGTCTGGCGCTGCTCGTATGTGTCCAGGCAGCGGTGACAGGACCCGAAGCTCGTTCCGGTGGGGACTCCAAGGATCAGCAGCTGGCTACAGCGAGCGTTGGAATCCTCGACTCCGTGCTCCGAGGCAAGAGCCGCCAGTCGCGATGCGTGAGGTGCTACGAGGATCGGGATCGAGATCGGTACTACAGTGGGTACTCCAGTCGGACGGGCGACGATGCGCGCGGTAGTGCCTGGTACTACTCCGGCTACGATGATCGCAGCAGGGATCGGGACTACGATCGCTACTACGATCGCTCCCGTTATTACGAAGACCGCTATACTCCGAGGACCTACGATCGCTACGAGGGGCGTGGCTACGATGACTATAGAAGGGGTTCTGGCTATGGAGGATCCTACGATCGGGAACGCGGATATGGATACGACAACCGGGATCGCTACTACAGTGGTGATCGCTACAGCGAGGGGTCTTCTAGAG ATCGCTACTACGACCGCTCGAGGACGGGCGGATATGATCGCTACGATCCGTACGATCGCTACTACTCCAGGTATGATTTTCGCAACTATCGCCCTTGGGATGAAACCTACAG GGGACAGTCCGGTTTCGATAACTCCGGACGTGGCTACTACTTTGCCACCGACGAGGATGAAAGCGATAGGAGTCGAGGAAATGGCTACTCTTACTCTAGACCCTCCTCCTCAATGAGTTCGCCCTGTGGACGCATCTCCGGAAATTGTCCCTACGCCAGTGGCTTCAAGGTCACCTCACCTGCCATTGGAAGCGACAGTTCGCGAGTGGGCGGCCACACAAATGCCCTGGGCTCGGAAGGGGGTCCCGGCAGCTGGACTTATTTGGGAGATCAGGACAAGGCCGGAGggagcagcagtggcagcggcggagggagcagcagcagcagtgcaaGTAGTAGCAGTAGCGGCTcaagcggcagcggcagcggcggtagtcgggaacgggaacgggaacgggacAGGGAGCGGGATGCACAGAG GCTTGCCCTCTTGTCGCCCCTTGTAGCTCTTCCTATGGTGGCCGACCACGTCCTCTAG
- the LOC6528889 gene encoding uncharacterized transmembrane protein DDB_G0289901 isoform X4, protein MRAIMLISCLALLVCVQAAVTGPEARSGGDSKDQQLATASVGILDSVLRGKSRQSRCVRCYEDRDRDRYYSGYSSRTGDDARGSAWYYSGYDDRSRDRDYDRYYDRSRYYEDRYTPRTYDRYEGRGYDDYRRGSGYGGSYDRERGYGYDNRDRYYSGDRYSEGSSRDRYYDRSRTGGYDRYDPYDRYYSRGQSGFDNSGRGYYFATDEDESDRSRGNGYSYSRPSSSMSSPCGRISGNCPYASGFKVTSPAIGSDSSRVGGHTNALGSEGGPGSWTYLGDQDKAGGSSSGSGGGSSSSSASSSSSGSSGSGSGGSRERERERDRERDAQRLALLSPLVALPMVADHVL, encoded by the exons ATGCGTGCTATAATGTTG ATATCCTGTCTGGCGCTGCTCGTATGTGTCCAGGCAGCGGTGACAGGACCCGAAGCTCGTTCCGGTGGGGACTCCAAGGATCAGCAGCTGGCTACAGCGAGCGTTGGAATCCTCGACTCCGTGCTCCGAGGCAAGAGCCGCCAGTCGCGATGCGTGAGGTGCTACGAGGATCGGGATCGAGATCGGTACTACAGTGGGTACTCCAGTCGGACGGGCGACGATGCGCGCGGTAGTGCCTGGTACTACTCCGGCTACGATGATCGCAGCAGGGATCGGGACTACGATCGCTACTACGATCGCTCCCGTTATTACGAAGACCGCTATACTCCGAGGACCTACGATCGCTACGAGGGGCGTGGCTACGATGACTATAGAAGGGGTTCTGGCTATGGAGGATCCTACGATCGGGAACGCGGATATGGATACGACAACCGGGATCGCTACTACAGTGGTGATCGCTACAGCGAGGGGTCTTCTAGAG ATCGCTACTACGACCGCTCGAGGACGGGCGGATATGATCGCTACGATCCGTACGATCGCTACTACTCCAG GGGACAGTCCGGTTTCGATAACTCCGGACGTGGCTACTACTTTGCCACCGACGAGGATGAAAGCGATAGGAGTCGAGGAAATGGCTACTCTTACTCTAGACCCTCCTCCTCAATGAGTTCGCCCTGTGGACGCATCTCCGGAAATTGTCCCTACGCCAGTGGCTTCAAGGTCACCTCACCTGCCATTGGAAGCGACAGTTCGCGAGTGGGCGGCCACACAAATGCCCTGGGCTCGGAAGGGGGTCCCGGCAGCTGGACTTATTTGGGAGATCAGGACAAGGCCGGAGggagcagcagtggcagcggcggagggagcagcagcagcagtgcaaGTAGTAGCAGTAGCGGCTcaagcggcagcggcagcggcggtagtcgggaacgggaacgggaacgggacAGGGAGCGGGATGCACAGAG GCTTGCCCTCTTGTCGCCCCTTGTAGCTCTTCCTATGGTGGCCGACCACGTCCTCTAG
- the LOC6528890 gene encoding uncharacterized protein LOC6528890 isoform X2, translating into MRIPAFWHRPRVTHFAFLIFIVYVFLLFSYKFLQNERLREDLAKAQRQLIFERPNPHWNYSNSWRRIGNTTLRHEIYSAYFDARTDIVGHVRMDDEQMTIGSLRIFAILPERLRDSTINCIVRFSDFSSQEIKAEEAGAMHDVHNNTFAAWSIMCPLHASRLSPMRLPQAVALAYASNRLSHLSPTFIQISYPRNMTNMFGRSRPTISVCVGPLHENYSNVLRLVEFVEMYRLQGATHFYFYYVEASEEVRRVLEHYQRMGLADVFEWNVQAHMQDVHYAGIVAQFNDCVYRANVVDNFRYAAVVDLDEVVMPLKHNTLADYLRQCDEGRTAGFVFRNVFFHRRDSNDTFNAPSHVLNRLLYTQSKVRRTLEVMPAYIRSKVVVNARAIVEMGNHQVYRSAPGYADHVVHPTVGLLFHYRDKCINCKMVLIVDYTARRFGSLLFDRVDNTCLEVFLNRGICDLV; encoded by the exons ATGCGTATACCTGCCTTCTGGCATCGTCCCAGGGTGACGCATTTCGCCTTTCTGATCTTCATCGTATATGTTTTCCTTCTCTTCAGCTATAAATTCCTACAA AACGAGCGGCTCCGCGAGGATCTGGCCAAGGCGCAGCGACAGCTGATCTTCGAGAGGCCCAATCCGCACTGGAACTACAGCAACAGTTGGCGCAGAATAGGTAACACCACGCTCAGGCATGAGATCTACTCGGCGTACTTCGATGCCAGGACGGATATCGTAG GCCATGTACGCATGGACGACGAGCAGATGACCATTGGTTCGCTGCGCATCTTCGCCATTCTGCCGGAGCGTCTGCGCGACTCCACGATAAACTGCATCGTGCGCTTTTCGGACTTCTCTAGCCAGGAGATCAAGGCCGAGGAGGCGGGGGCTATGCACGATGTGCACAACAACACCTTTGCGGCGTGGAGCATCATGTGTCCGCTGCACGCCTCCCGCCTCTCCCCCATGCGTCTTCCCCAGGCGGTGGCCTTGGCATACGCGTCCAACCGACTCAGTCACCTAAGTCCCACCTTTATTCAGATCAG CTATCCCCGTAACATGACCAATATGTTTGGGCGATCTCGTCCCACAATCTCCGTGTGCGTGGGTCCCTTGCACGAGAACTACTCCAACGTTCTCAGGCTGGTGGAGTTCGTGGAGATGTACCGCCTGCAGGGTGCCACccacttctacttctactacGTGGAGGCCAGCGAGGAGGTGCGTCGCGTTCTGGAGCACTACCAACGGATGGGTCTGGCCGATGTCTTTGAGTGGAATGTGCAGGCTCACATGCAGGATGTCCACTACGCCGGAATCGTGGCGCAGTTCAACGACTGTGTGTACCGGGCCAATGTGGTCGACAACTTCCGGTACGCGGCAGTGGTGGACCTGGACGAGGTGGTGATGCCGCTGAAGCACAACACCCTGGCGGACTACCTGCGTCAGTGCGACGAGGGCCGCACCGCGGGCTTCGTCTTCCGCAACGTATTCTTCCACCGGCGAGACAGTAACGACACCTTCAACGCCCCCAGCCACGTCCTCAACCGGCTGCTCTACACCCAGTCGAAGGTGCGGCGAACGCTGGAGGTGATGCCCGCCTACATACGGAGCAAGGTGGTGGTGAATGCCAGGGCCATTGTGGAGATGGGCAACCACCAGGTGTACCGCTCCGCACCCGGATACGCCGACCATGTGGTGCACCCCACGGTGGGACTACTGTTCCACTACCGTGACAAGTGCATCAACTGCAAGATGGTGCTGATCGTCGACTATACGGCCCGGAGATTTGGCTCGCTGCTCTTCGATCGAGTGGACAACACGTGCCTGGAGGTTTTTCTAAATCGCGGCATCTGCGATCTGGTGTAG
- the LOC6528890 gene encoding uncharacterized protein LOC6528890 isoform X1 — protein sequence MLAAPENRFQHVYFALSALVASAMLVLVYISMRSSLNERLREDLAKAQRQLIFERPNPHWNYSNSWRRIGNTTLRHEIYSAYFDARTDIVGHVRMDDEQMTIGSLRIFAILPERLRDSTINCIVRFSDFSSQEIKAEEAGAMHDVHNNTFAAWSIMCPLHASRLSPMRLPQAVALAYASNRLSHLSPTFIQISYPRNMTNMFGRSRPTISVCVGPLHENYSNVLRLVEFVEMYRLQGATHFYFYYVEASEEVRRVLEHYQRMGLADVFEWNVQAHMQDVHYAGIVAQFNDCVYRANVVDNFRYAAVVDLDEVVMPLKHNTLADYLRQCDEGRTAGFVFRNVFFHRRDSNDTFNAPSHVLNRLLYTQSKVRRTLEVMPAYIRSKVVVNARAIVEMGNHQVYRSAPGYADHVVHPTVGLLFHYRDKCINCKMVLIVDYTARRFGSLLFDRVDNTCLEVFLNRGICDLV from the exons ATGCTGGCCGCCCCGGAGAACCGATTCCAGCATGTGTACTTCGCGCTATCCGCCCTGGTGGCCAGCGCCATGCTCGTCCTGGTCTACATCTCCATGCGCTCGAGCCTT AACGAGCGGCTCCGCGAGGATCTGGCCAAGGCGCAGCGACAGCTGATCTTCGAGAGGCCCAATCCGCACTGGAACTACAGCAACAGTTGGCGCAGAATAGGTAACACCACGCTCAGGCATGAGATCTACTCGGCGTACTTCGATGCCAGGACGGATATCGTAG GCCATGTACGCATGGACGACGAGCAGATGACCATTGGTTCGCTGCGCATCTTCGCCATTCTGCCGGAGCGTCTGCGCGACTCCACGATAAACTGCATCGTGCGCTTTTCGGACTTCTCTAGCCAGGAGATCAAGGCCGAGGAGGCGGGGGCTATGCACGATGTGCACAACAACACCTTTGCGGCGTGGAGCATCATGTGTCCGCTGCACGCCTCCCGCCTCTCCCCCATGCGTCTTCCCCAGGCGGTGGCCTTGGCATACGCGTCCAACCGACTCAGTCACCTAAGTCCCACCTTTATTCAGATCAG CTATCCCCGTAACATGACCAATATGTTTGGGCGATCTCGTCCCACAATCTCCGTGTGCGTGGGTCCCTTGCACGAGAACTACTCCAACGTTCTCAGGCTGGTGGAGTTCGTGGAGATGTACCGCCTGCAGGGTGCCACccacttctacttctactacGTGGAGGCCAGCGAGGAGGTGCGTCGCGTTCTGGAGCACTACCAACGGATGGGTCTGGCCGATGTCTTTGAGTGGAATGTGCAGGCTCACATGCAGGATGTCCACTACGCCGGAATCGTGGCGCAGTTCAACGACTGTGTGTACCGGGCCAATGTGGTCGACAACTTCCGGTACGCGGCAGTGGTGGACCTGGACGAGGTGGTGATGCCGCTGAAGCACAACACCCTGGCGGACTACCTGCGTCAGTGCGACGAGGGCCGCACCGCGGGCTTCGTCTTCCGCAACGTATTCTTCCACCGGCGAGACAGTAACGACACCTTCAACGCCCCCAGCCACGTCCTCAACCGGCTGCTCTACACCCAGTCGAAGGTGCGGCGAACGCTGGAGGTGATGCCCGCCTACATACGGAGCAAGGTGGTGGTGAATGCCAGGGCCATTGTGGAGATGGGCAACCACCAGGTGTACCGCTCCGCACCCGGATACGCCGACCATGTGGTGCACCCCACGGTGGGACTACTGTTCCACTACCGTGACAAGTGCATCAACTGCAAGATGGTGCTGATCGTCGACTATACGGCCCGGAGATTTGGCTCGCTGCTCTTCGATCGAGTGGACAACACGTGCCTGGAGGTTTTTCTAAATCGCGGCATCTGCGATCTGGTGTAG